Proteins from a single region of Heptranchias perlo isolate sHepPer1 chromosome 34, sHepPer1.hap1, whole genome shotgun sequence:
- the ciao2a gene encoding cytosolic iron-sulfur assembly component 2A has product MEIVSGLVSYALAKFLFLSRLSIKEDAEKIKKMEEKALEVYDIIRTIRDPEKPNTLEELEVVAEECVEVKSLDEDEYLIIIHFTPTVPHCSLATLIGLCLRVKLQKCLPFKHKLEIYISEGTHSTEEDINKQINDKERVAAAMENPNLREIVEQCVIEPDD; this is encoded by the exons ATGGAAATAGTCTCGGGGCTTGTATCTTACGCCCTAGCAAAGTTCCTCTTTCTCTCGCGGCTATCAATTAAAGAAGATGCAGAGAAAATCAAAAAAATGGAAGAGAAAGCATTAGAAGTCTATG ATATTATTCGTACAATTCGTGACCCAGAGAAGCCCAACACTCTGGAAGAGTTGGAGGTGGTAGCTGAAGAATGTGTAGAGGTGAAGTCACTGGATGAAGATGAATATCTGATCATTATTCATTTCACACCAACAGTACCTCACTGCTCTCTAGCCACATTGATTG GTCTCTGTCTACGAGTCAAGTTACAAAAATGCTTACCGTTCAAACATAAG TTGGAAATCTACATCTCTGAAGGGACCCATTCTACTGAAGAAGATA ttaacAAGCAGATCAATGATAAGGAGCGAGTGGCAGCAGCAATGGAGAATCCAAATTTACGGGAGATTGTTGAACAGTGTGTTATCGAGCCTGATGACTGA